A single region of the Rhizophagus irregularis chromosome 27, complete sequence genome encodes:
- a CDS encoding uncharacterized protein (SECRETED:cutsite_LEA-KP; SECRETED:prob_0.8472); SECRETED:SignalP(1-28), giving the protein MMKKYTSFPSYILLITLIIFLTINTLEAKPEKPEKKKICRRQGHVEFFPDFNKDNLYGVITFSETSGNNKVVVDGIFSVLIGGIDGIKTEDGEPRYTAELYNKKGTKLYDLTNPVFHNAMELVSFNRQYANLSICDEKNSIIGNIVIIKKSGDEIARAEIYELF; this is encoded by the coding sequence atgatgaaaaaatatacaagTTTTCCATCTTATATACTTTTGATCACGCTTATTATATTCCTTACAATTAATACTTTAGAAGCGAAACCTGAGAAAcctgagaaaaaaaaaatatgtagaAGACAAGGGCATGTGGAATTTTTTCCCGactttaataaagataatttatatgGGGTGATCACATTTTCTGAAACTTCAGGAAATAATAAAGTTGTTGTCGATGGAATATTTTCAGTACTTATTGGGGGAATAGACGGAATTAAAACTGAAGATGGAGAACCTCGGTATACAGCTGAATTATACAATAAGAAAGgaacaaaattatatgatttgaCTAATCCTGTGTTTCATAATGCCATGGAATTAGTTTCATTTAATAGACAATATGCCAATTTAAGCAtttgtgatgaaaaaaatagtattattggtaatatagttatcattaaaaaaagtgGGGACGAAATTGCAAGAGctgaaatttatgaattattttaa